From one Microlunatus sp. Gsoil 973 genomic stretch:
- the rpe gene encoding ribulose-phosphate 3-epimerase translates to MPEANSRSNKIMPSILSADFANLQRDIEKVPGADALHVDVMDNHFVPNLTLGLPVVESIRKITDKFLDIHLMIDEPDVWAPGYAEAGVESVTFHLEAAKAPVRLAREIRAKGARVGMALKPATPIEPYAELLGEVDMILVMTVEPGFGGQKFLDLTLPKIARARELINKTGTDIWLQVDGGVSADTIARCADAGADAFVAGSAVFGVDDPDAMVASLRQTADSRTS, encoded by the coding sequence GTGCCGGAAGCCAACAGCCGTTCGAACAAGATCATGCCGAGCATCCTGTCGGCCGACTTCGCCAATCTGCAACGCGACATCGAGAAGGTTCCCGGTGCCGACGCCCTGCATGTCGATGTGATGGACAACCACTTCGTTCCCAACTTGACGCTCGGGTTGCCCGTGGTCGAGTCGATCCGCAAGATCACCGACAAGTTCCTCGACATCCATCTGATGATCGACGAACCCGATGTCTGGGCACCGGGATACGCCGAGGCGGGCGTGGAATCGGTCACCTTCCACCTGGAGGCTGCAAAGGCACCGGTCCGGCTGGCCCGCGAGATCCGCGCCAAGGGGGCCCGGGTGGGGATGGCGCTGAAGCCGGCGACGCCGATCGAGCCGTACGCAGAGCTTCTCGGTGAGGTCGACATGATCCTGGTCATGACCGTCGAGCCGGGTTTCGGTGGGCAGAAGTTCCTCGACCTCACCCTGCCCAAGATCGCCAGGGCCCGGGAGTTGATCAACAAGACCGGCACCGACATCTGGCTGCAGGTCGACGGGGGAGTCTCCGCCGACACGATCGCTCGCTGCGCCGACGCCGGAGCGGATGCCTTCGTCGCGGGTTCTGCGGTGTTCGGCGTCGACGACCCGGATGCGATGGTCGCCTCCCTGCGACAGACCGCCGACTCCCGCACCAGCTAA
- a CDS encoding PAC2 family protein translates to MADESAQISGLRGLVDPVVFVAFGGWNDAGSAASQAVEHLADTYNTKQAFSLNPDDFYDYQVNRPEVRGSGETRRIAWPTTEIRVGKLPNDQDIVIVQGLEPNFRWRQFCQLLTSALRSAGAKRVYLIGALLADHPHTRPIPVSANSGDRAVAEELGLEPSTYEGPTGILGILNDQLDKADIQTVSLWAAIPHYVSSPPSPKGTLALLNRLEDLLDLSLDLGDLPELARAWERGVNELAADDTEVAEYVEALEHQRDESDLPEASGDAIAAEFERYLRRRRQQ, encoded by the coding sequence ATGGCGGACGAATCTGCACAGATCAGCGGCTTGCGAGGTCTGGTCGACCCGGTGGTGTTCGTTGCCTTCGGCGGCTGGAACGACGCCGGCAGCGCTGCATCCCAGGCCGTCGAACATCTCGCCGACACCTACAACACCAAACAGGCGTTCTCGCTCAATCCCGACGACTTCTACGACTACCAGGTGAACCGGCCCGAGGTCCGGGGCAGCGGCGAGACCCGCCGCATAGCCTGGCCGACCACCGAGATCCGGGTCGGGAAACTGCCGAACGACCAGGACATCGTCATCGTCCAGGGGTTGGAGCCCAACTTCCGCTGGCGGCAGTTCTGTCAGCTCTTGACCTCGGCGCTGCGCTCGGCGGGCGCCAAGCGGGTCTATCTGATCGGCGCCCTGCTCGCCGATCACCCGCACACCCGGCCGATCCCGGTGTCGGCCAATTCCGGAGACCGGGCGGTGGCTGAGGAACTCGGACTCGAGCCGTCGACGTACGAGGGTCCGACCGGCATCCTCGGCATCCTCAACGACCAGCTGGACAAGGCCGACATCCAGACCGTCAGCCTCTGGGCGGCGATCCCGCACTACGTGTCGTCGCCCCCGTCGCCGAAGGGCACCCTGGCCCTGCTGAACCGGCTGGAGGACCTGCTGGACCTTTCCCTCGACCTGGGTGACCTTCCGGAGCTGGCACGGGCGTGGGAGCGCGGTGTCAACGAACTGGCGGCCGACGACACCGAGGTCGCCGAATACGTCGAGGCCCTGGAACATCAGCGGGATGAGAGCGATCTGCCCGAGGCGAGCGGTGACGCCATCGCCGCCGAGTTCGAGCGCTACCTGCGGCGTCGCCGCCAGCAATAG
- a CDS encoding diacylglycerol kinase family protein — translation MSGAERRVAVVLNPAKISEELTGLVKERAEQLGWAEPLWLETSEDDPGRGMAEQAVEEGVDRVLAAGGDGTVRAVASGLAGSDVSLGIIPAGTANLLARNLGIPLTEPDAVDVALGSTMRSLDVVKITTDDNEPDRFAVMAGIGLDAAIMNSSDSSLKGLKDKAGSVAYVVATARELGRKPRVMRITVDDGPTLRRRAMLCLVGNVGAIQGQVELIPDAKPDDGLLDVVVASPTRFRHWLGILLRLVTRKGQPGDRVDQLVGKRVEVVLEEPDEYELDGDSMGSCQRMVAEIEPGALKVCVVREAAD, via the coding sequence GTGAGCGGCGCCGAGCGCCGGGTGGCGGTGGTTCTGAACCCGGCCAAGATCAGCGAAGAACTCACCGGTCTGGTCAAGGAACGGGCGGAGCAACTGGGCTGGGCCGAACCGCTGTGGCTGGAGACCAGTGAGGACGATCCCGGCCGGGGGATGGCCGAACAGGCAGTCGAGGAGGGAGTCGACCGGGTGCTGGCGGCGGGCGGGGACGGCACCGTACGCGCTGTTGCCTCCGGGCTCGCAGGTTCCGACGTGTCGTTGGGCATCATTCCGGCCGGGACCGCCAACCTGCTGGCGCGCAACCTCGGCATTCCCCTGACCGAACCGGATGCCGTCGACGTGGCTCTCGGATCGACGATGCGCAGTCTCGACGTGGTCAAGATCACCACCGACGACAACGAGCCCGACCGATTCGCTGTGATGGCCGGCATCGGGCTGGACGCAGCCATCATGAACAGCAGCGACTCGTCACTGAAGGGATTGAAGGACAAGGCCGGCTCGGTGGCGTACGTGGTCGCCACGGCACGGGAACTCGGCCGGAAACCACGGGTGATGCGGATCACCGTCGACGACGGCCCGACTCTGCGTCGGCGGGCGATGCTCTGCCTGGTCGGCAATGTCGGAGCGATCCAGGGACAGGTCGAGCTGATCCCGGACGCCAAACCGGATGACGGGTTGCTCGACGTCGTGGTGGCCAGCCCGACGAGGTTCCGCCATTGGCTCGGCATCCTCCTCAGGCTGGTGACCAGAAAGGGTCAACCGGGGGACCGGGTCGATCAACTCGTGGGCAAACGGGTCGAGGTCGTGCTGGAGGAACCCGACGAGTACGAACTGGACGGCGACTCGATGGGCAGCTGCCAGCGCATGGTCGCCGAGATCGAGCCGGGTGCCCTCAAGGTGTGTGTCGTCAGGGAGGCCGCCGACTAG
- a CDS encoding App1 family protein, which produces MSRPHLAAVVEDAWNAGLAAVLRRRGWSTRILVYTGYGSVTSLHVLGRVLLARREDDDRDAEETQRGWRAFVTAQVAGVPVTVTVGDRELRATTDRGGYLDVVVDDHGLDPGWHQVRIEADGGAETGSVLVVTSEPTIGLISDIDDTVISTSLPRPLLAAWNTFVLSESARRPVPGMAELYQQLLDGHPQAPTCYVSTGAWNTAPTLARFLRRHGFPDGPLLLTDWGPTNTGWFRSGREHKWACLRRLVEELPNVTWILVGDDGQNDPVIYGGFAQEHTDKVLAIGLRQLTPTEQVLSHGLPGPNPGRGGPRHRDRSQIPVYQAPDGYGLLPQLRSAVELNGRAG; this is translated from the coding sequence ATGTCGCGCCCGCATCTTGCCGCCGTCGTCGAGGACGCCTGGAACGCCGGACTGGCAGCAGTCCTGAGGCGGCGTGGCTGGTCCACCCGGATCCTCGTCTACACCGGGTACGGCTCGGTGACCTCACTCCACGTCCTCGGCCGGGTGCTGCTGGCGCGCCGGGAGGACGATGACCGGGACGCCGAGGAGACCCAGCGCGGGTGGCGGGCGTTCGTCACCGCTCAGGTCGCCGGAGTGCCGGTGACCGTCACCGTCGGCGACCGGGAGCTCCGGGCGACCACCGATCGCGGCGGGTATCTCGATGTCGTCGTGGATGATCATGGCCTGGATCCCGGTTGGCACCAGGTGCGGATCGAGGCCGACGGAGGCGCGGAGACCGGATCGGTGCTAGTGGTCACGTCAGAGCCGACCATCGGTCTGATCAGTGACATCGACGACACGGTGATCAGCACCTCCCTGCCGCGCCCACTGCTGGCGGCCTGGAACACCTTCGTACTCAGTGAGAGCGCCCGCAGGCCCGTTCCGGGCATGGCCGAGCTGTATCAGCAATTGCTGGACGGACATCCGCAAGCGCCCACCTGCTATGTGTCCACCGGCGCGTGGAACACCGCGCCGACACTGGCCCGCTTCCTGCGGCGGCACGGCTTCCCCGACGGCCCGCTACTGCTGACCGACTGGGGTCCGACCAACACCGGTTGGTTCCGCAGCGGCCGGGAACACAAATGGGCGTGTCTGCGCAGGCTGGTCGAGGAGCTTCCCAACGTCACCTGGATCCTGGTCGGTGACGACGGACAGAACGATCCGGTCATCTACGGCGGCTTCGCCCAGGAACACACAGACAAGGTGCTGGCGATCGGCTTGCGACAGCTGACGCCCACCGAGCAGGTGCTGTCCCATGGTCTGCCAGGGCCCAACCCGGGGCGAGGCGGCCCGCGGCATCGTGACCGGTCGCAGATCCCGGTCTACCAGGCACCGGACGGATATGGCCTGCTGCCGCAGTTGCGGTCCGCGGTCGAGCTGAACGGCCGGGCCGGGTGA